A single region of the Ctenopharyngodon idella isolate HZGC_01 chromosome 21, HZGC01, whole genome shotgun sequence genome encodes:
- the irf1b gene encoding interferon regulatory factor 1b isoform X2, which translates to MPVSRMRMRPWLESRIDSNTIAGLVWVNKEEKMFSIPWKHAARHGWEVDKDACLFKQWAIHTGKFREGVTTPDPKTWKANFRCAMNSLPDIEEVKDKSINKGCGAVRVYRMLPAVSKKKDKRPKGRDSRRRVKALSSHVKKEEVHADEMQEPTIDSTILNSPSPAMDTSDIPACEEVVGPDSSSGLYTSRFQVSPMHSTDLEDYEAIIEISRQLERDTLLLQNGAFPKGFLANEVGTSESLSPQSHWSVSSGEELEFRLYTELSPEESICTYTELMNSSTITPTMCPL; encoded by the exons ATGCCTGTGTCCAGAATGCGCATGCGCCCCTGGCTGGAGAGCCGGATCGACTCCAACACCATCGCTGGACTCGTGTGGGTCAACAAG GAGGAAAAGATGTTCTCCATCCCATGGAAACACGCCGCTCGTCACGGCTGGGAGGTGGACAAAGACGCGTGTCTGTTCAAGCAGTGGGCGATCCACACAG GTAAATTCAGGGAGGGAGTGACCACACCTGACCCCAAAACCTGGAAAGCCAATTTCCGCTGTGCCATGAACTCGCTGCCGGACATCGAAGAGGTGAAGGACAAGAGCATCAACAAAGGCTGCGGCGCGGTGCGAGTCTACCGCATGCTGCCCGCCGTGAGCAAGAAGAAAGACAAGAGACCCAAGGGTCGTGACAGCCGGAGGCGAGTGAAG GCTCTGTCTTCACACGTCAAGAAGGAGGAAGTGCACGCTGACGAGATGCAGGAGCCCACCATCGACAGCACCATTCTGA ACTCTCCCAGTCCCGCCATGGACACCTCAGATATTCCCGCGTGCGAGGAAGTCGTCGGCCCGGACAGTTCGAGCGGCCTGTACACCAGCAGGTTCCAGGTGTCGCCGATGCATTCGACAG ACTTGGAGGATTACGAAGCTATCATTGAG ATTTCACGGCAATTGGAACGTGACACACTGTTGCTACAAAACGGTGCCTTTCCAAAGGGGTTCCTGGCCAATGAAGTAGGCACATCAGAGTCTTTGAGTCCACAGAGCCATTGGAGTGTAAGTTCAG gagaggagcttgagtttcgGCTATACACAGAACTGAGCCCGGAGGAGTCTATCTGCACCTACACAGAGCTGATGAACAGCAGCACCATCACACCGACCATGTGTCCTCTCTGA
- the irf1b gene encoding interferon regulatory factor 1b isoform X1, with the protein MPVSRMRMRPWLESRIDSNTIAGLVWVNKEEKMFSIPWKHAARHGWEVDKDACLFKQWAIHTGKFREGVTTPDPKTWKANFRCAMNSLPDIEEVKDKSINKGCGAVRVYRMLPAVSKKKDKRPKGRDSRRRVKALSSHVKKEEVHADEMQEPTIDSTILTDSPSPAMDTSDIPACEEVVGPDSSSGLYTSRFQVSPMHSTDLEDYEAIIEISRQLERDTLLLQNGAFPKGFLANEVGTSESLSPQSHWSVSSGEELEFRLYTELSPEESICTYTELMNSSTITPTMCPL; encoded by the exons ATGCCTGTGTCCAGAATGCGCATGCGCCCCTGGCTGGAGAGCCGGATCGACTCCAACACCATCGCTGGACTCGTGTGGGTCAACAAG GAGGAAAAGATGTTCTCCATCCCATGGAAACACGCCGCTCGTCACGGCTGGGAGGTGGACAAAGACGCGTGTCTGTTCAAGCAGTGGGCGATCCACACAG GTAAATTCAGGGAGGGAGTGACCACACCTGACCCCAAAACCTGGAAAGCCAATTTCCGCTGTGCCATGAACTCGCTGCCGGACATCGAAGAGGTGAAGGACAAGAGCATCAACAAAGGCTGCGGCGCGGTGCGAGTCTACCGCATGCTGCCCGCCGTGAGCAAGAAGAAAGACAAGAGACCCAAGGGTCGTGACAGCCGGAGGCGAGTGAAG GCTCTGTCTTCACACGTCAAGAAGGAGGAAGTGCACGCTGACGAGATGCAGGAGCCCACCATCGACAGCACCATTCTGA CAGACTCTCCCAGTCCCGCCATGGACACCTCAGATATTCCCGCGTGCGAGGAAGTCGTCGGCCCGGACAGTTCGAGCGGCCTGTACACCAGCAGGTTCCAGGTGTCGCCGATGCATTCGACAG ACTTGGAGGATTACGAAGCTATCATTGAG ATTTCACGGCAATTGGAACGTGACACACTGTTGCTACAAAACGGTGCCTTTCCAAAGGGGTTCCTGGCCAATGAAGTAGGCACATCAGAGTCTTTGAGTCCACAGAGCCATTGGAGTGTAAGTTCAG gagaggagcttgagtttcgGCTATACACAGAACTGAGCCCGGAGGAGTCTATCTGCACCTACACAGAGCTGATGAACAGCAGCACCATCACACCGACCATGTGTCCTCTCTGA
- the irf1b gene encoding interferon regulatory factor 1b isoform X5, with protein sequence MPVSRMRMRPWLESRIDSNTIAGLVWVNKEEKMFSIPWKHAARHGWEVDKDACLFKQWAIHTGKFREGVTTPDPKTWKANFRCAMNSLPDIEEVKDKSINKGCGAVRVYRMLPAVSKKKDKRPKGRDSRRRVKALSSHVKKEEVHADEMQEPTIDSTILNSPSPAMDTSDIPACEEVVGPDSSSGLYTSRFQVSPMHSTDLEDYEAIIEERSLSFGYTQN encoded by the exons ATGCCTGTGTCCAGAATGCGCATGCGCCCCTGGCTGGAGAGCCGGATCGACTCCAACACCATCGCTGGACTCGTGTGGGTCAACAAG GAGGAAAAGATGTTCTCCATCCCATGGAAACACGCCGCTCGTCACGGCTGGGAGGTGGACAAAGACGCGTGTCTGTTCAAGCAGTGGGCGATCCACACAG GTAAATTCAGGGAGGGAGTGACCACACCTGACCCCAAAACCTGGAAAGCCAATTTCCGCTGTGCCATGAACTCGCTGCCGGACATCGAAGAGGTGAAGGACAAGAGCATCAACAAAGGCTGCGGCGCGGTGCGAGTCTACCGCATGCTGCCCGCCGTGAGCAAGAAGAAAGACAAGAGACCCAAGGGTCGTGACAGCCGGAGGCGAGTGAAG GCTCTGTCTTCACACGTCAAGAAGGAGGAAGTGCACGCTGACGAGATGCAGGAGCCCACCATCGACAGCACCATTCTGA ACTCTCCCAGTCCCGCCATGGACACCTCAGATATTCCCGCGTGCGAGGAAGTCGTCGGCCCGGACAGTTCGAGCGGCCTGTACACCAGCAGGTTCCAGGTGTCGCCGATGCATTCGACAG ACTTGGAGGATTACGAAGCTATCATTGAG gagaggagcttgagtttcgGCTATACACAGAACTGA
- the irf1b gene encoding interferon regulatory factor 1b isoform X4 — protein MPVSRMRMRPWLESRIDSNTIAGLVWVNKEEKMFSIPWKHAARHGWEVDKDACLFKQWAIHTGKFREGVTTPDPKTWKANFRCAMNSLPDIEEVKDKSINKGCGAVRVYRMLPAVSKKKDKRPKGRDSRRRVKALSSHVKKEEVHADEMQEPTIDSTILTDSPSPAMDTSDIPACEEVVGPDSSSGLYTSRFQVSPMHSTDLEDYEAIIEERSLSFGYTQN, from the exons ATGCCTGTGTCCAGAATGCGCATGCGCCCCTGGCTGGAGAGCCGGATCGACTCCAACACCATCGCTGGACTCGTGTGGGTCAACAAG GAGGAAAAGATGTTCTCCATCCCATGGAAACACGCCGCTCGTCACGGCTGGGAGGTGGACAAAGACGCGTGTCTGTTCAAGCAGTGGGCGATCCACACAG GTAAATTCAGGGAGGGAGTGACCACACCTGACCCCAAAACCTGGAAAGCCAATTTCCGCTGTGCCATGAACTCGCTGCCGGACATCGAAGAGGTGAAGGACAAGAGCATCAACAAAGGCTGCGGCGCGGTGCGAGTCTACCGCATGCTGCCCGCCGTGAGCAAGAAGAAAGACAAGAGACCCAAGGGTCGTGACAGCCGGAGGCGAGTGAAG GCTCTGTCTTCACACGTCAAGAAGGAGGAAGTGCACGCTGACGAGATGCAGGAGCCCACCATCGACAGCACCATTCTGA CAGACTCTCCCAGTCCCGCCATGGACACCTCAGATATTCCCGCGTGCGAGGAAGTCGTCGGCCCGGACAGTTCGAGCGGCCTGTACACCAGCAGGTTCCAGGTGTCGCCGATGCATTCGACAG ACTTGGAGGATTACGAAGCTATCATTGAG gagaggagcttgagtttcgGCTATACACAGAACTGA
- the irf1b gene encoding interferon regulatory factor 1b isoform X3 — MPVSRMRMRPWLESRIDSNTIAGLVWVNKEEKMFSIPWKHAARHGWEVDKDACLFKQWAIHTGKFREGVTTPDPKTWKANFRCAMNSLPDIEEVKDKSINKGCGAVRVYRMLPAVSKKKDKRPKGRDSRRRVKALSSHVKKEEVHADEMQEPTIDSTILTDSPSPAMDTSDIPACEEVVGPDSSSGLYTSRFQVSPMHSTDLEDYEAIIEISRQLERDTLLLQNGAFPKGFLANEVGTSESLSPQSHWSERSLSFGYTQN, encoded by the exons ATGCCTGTGTCCAGAATGCGCATGCGCCCCTGGCTGGAGAGCCGGATCGACTCCAACACCATCGCTGGACTCGTGTGGGTCAACAAG GAGGAAAAGATGTTCTCCATCCCATGGAAACACGCCGCTCGTCACGGCTGGGAGGTGGACAAAGACGCGTGTCTGTTCAAGCAGTGGGCGATCCACACAG GTAAATTCAGGGAGGGAGTGACCACACCTGACCCCAAAACCTGGAAAGCCAATTTCCGCTGTGCCATGAACTCGCTGCCGGACATCGAAGAGGTGAAGGACAAGAGCATCAACAAAGGCTGCGGCGCGGTGCGAGTCTACCGCATGCTGCCCGCCGTGAGCAAGAAGAAAGACAAGAGACCCAAGGGTCGTGACAGCCGGAGGCGAGTGAAG GCTCTGTCTTCACACGTCAAGAAGGAGGAAGTGCACGCTGACGAGATGCAGGAGCCCACCATCGACAGCACCATTCTGA CAGACTCTCCCAGTCCCGCCATGGACACCTCAGATATTCCCGCGTGCGAGGAAGTCGTCGGCCCGGACAGTTCGAGCGGCCTGTACACCAGCAGGTTCCAGGTGTCGCCGATGCATTCGACAG ACTTGGAGGATTACGAAGCTATCATTGAG ATTTCACGGCAATTGGAACGTGACACACTGTTGCTACAAAACGGTGCCTTTCCAAAGGGGTTCCTGGCCAATGAAGTAGGCACATCAGAGTCTTTGAGTCCACAGAGCCATTGGAGT gagaggagcttgagtttcgGCTATACACAGAACTGA
- the LOC127503932 gene encoding paternally-expressed gene 3 protein-like: MFPSQPPIQSFPSQPSIQTFSSHPSRRSQANRPSRRSQASRPSRCSQASHPSRRSQASRPSRRSQASHPSRRSQASHPSCRSQASCPSRRSQASQPSIQMFPSQPPIQSFPSQPPIQSFQSQPSIQTFSSQPTLQTSSSQPPIQSFPSQPPIQMFSSQPPIQLFPSQPSIQTFLSQPTLQSFPSQPPIQSFPSQPPIQMFSSQPPIQMFSSQPPIQMFSSQPPIQSFPSQPTLQSFPSQLSIQTFSSQPTLQTSSSQPTLQTSSSQPTLQTFSSQPSIQMFPSQPPIQTFSSQPTLQTFSSQLSIQSFPSQPSIQSFLSQPTLQSFPSQPPIQMFSSQPPI; encoded by the coding sequence ATGTTCCCAAGCCAGCCACCCATCCAGTCGTTCCCAAGCCAGCCATCCATCCAGACGTTCTCAAGCCATCCATCCAGACGTTCTCAAGCCAACCGACCCTCCAGACGTTCTCAAGCCAGCCGTCCATCCAGATGTTCCCAAGCCAGCCACCCATCCAGACGTTCTCAAGCCAGCCGTCCATCCAGACGTTCTCAAGCCAGCCATCCATCCAGACGTTCCCAAGCCAGCCACCCATCCTGTCGTTCCCAAGCCAGCTGTCCATCCAGACGTTCTCAAGCAAGCCAGCCATCCATCCAGATGTTCCCAAGCCAGCCGCCCATCCAGTCGTTCCCAAGCCAGCCGCCCATCCAGTCGTTCCAGAGCCAGCCATCCATCCAGACGTTCTCAAGCCAGCCGACCCTCCAGACATCATCAAGCCAGCCGCCTATCCAGTCGTTCCCAAGCCAGCCACCCATCCAGATGTTCTCAAGCCAACCGCCCATCCAGTTGTTCCCAAGCCAGCCGTCCATCCAGACGTTCCTAAGCCAGCCGACCCTCCAGTCGTTTCCAAGCCAGCCGCCCATCCAGTCGTTTCCAAGCCAGCCACCCATCCAGATGTTCTCAAGCCAGCCACCCATCCAGATGTTCTCAAGTCAGCCGCCCATCCAGATGTTCTCAAGCCAGCCGCCCATCCAGTCGTTCCCAAGCCAGCCGACCCTCCAGTCGTTTCCAAGCCAGCTGTCCATCCAGACGTTCTCAAGCCAACCGACCCTCCAGACGTCATCAAGCCAGCCGACCCTCCAGACATCATCAAGTCAGCCGACCCTCCAGACGTTCTCAAGCCAGCCGTCCATCCAGATGTTCCCAAGCCAGCCACCCATCCAGACGTTCTCAAGCCAGCCGACCCTCCAGACGTTCTCAAGCCAGCTGTCCATCCAGTCGTTCCCAAGCCAGCCGTCCATCCAGTCGTTCCTAAGCCAGCCGACCCTCCAGTCGTTCCCAAGCCAGCCACCCATCCAGATGTTCTCAAGCCAGCCACCCATCTAG